Proteins encoded within one genomic window of Brachybacterium avium:
- a CDS encoding LysM peptidoglycan-binding domain-containing protein: MPDITSTPAAPRPGASLLGAVVAGACAFAMGASFGSLRELSPTSHGSEALIIWVLLGVAGIGTMLCLYLALIWCLATTIMLAGPASRTGAALLGLLRVLAPRLARRLASGAAVATAATALTLAPGLASQHPDLTGADADPIPASQPAELFSTELPPTDPAPEAAAPASDDQQVTGPDPGAPLPPLGWGGSTGPSTTGAAAEAAVAGKPAADPGPNNSGSDLVRTVIVHQGDSLWSIADGLLGPGDSDPAEIAATWPLLHDTNRDVIGDDPDQLLPGQELTVPTALTTEDMS, translated from the coding sequence ATGCCCGACATCACTTCGACACCGGCCGCGCCCCGGCCGGGAGCGAGCCTGCTGGGTGCGGTGGTCGCCGGCGCCTGCGCATTCGCCATGGGGGCATCGTTCGGATCGCTCCGTGAGCTGTCGCCGACGTCCCACGGGTCCGAGGCCCTGATCATCTGGGTGCTGCTCGGCGTGGCCGGGATCGGCACGATGCTCTGCCTCTACCTCGCCCTCATCTGGTGCCTGGCGACGACGATCATGCTGGCCGGACCGGCCAGCCGCACCGGCGCTGCCCTGCTGGGCCTGCTGCGTGTCCTCGCCCCCCGGCTCGCGCGGCGGCTCGCCAGCGGGGCGGCGGTCGCCACCGCCGCCACGGCCCTGACACTCGCCCCCGGGCTGGCCTCCCAGCATCCCGACCTGACCGGTGCGGACGCCGACCCGATTCCCGCCTCCCAACCGGCGGAGCTGTTCTCGACCGAGCTGCCGCCGACCGACCCCGCCCCGGAAGCCGCCGCTCCGGCCAGCGACGATCAGCAAGTGACGGGCCCAGACCCCGGCGCTCCCCTGCCCCCGCTCGGCTGGGGCGGCAGCACTGGCCCGAGCACGACCGGCGCCGCCGCCGAGGCCGCTGTCGCGGGGAAGCCCGCCGCAGACCCGGGCCCGAACAATTCGGGATCTGATCTGGTGCGCACCGTCATCGTCCATCAGGGCGACAGCCTGTGGAGCATCGCGGACGGGCTGCTGGGGCCCGGAGACTCGGACCCCGCGGAGATCGCCGCCACCTGGCCGCTGCTCCACGACACCAACCGAGACGTGATCGGCGATGACCCCGATCAGCTCCTCCCCGGGCAGGAGCTCACCGTCCCCACCGCTCTGACCACCGAGGACATGTCATGA
- a CDS encoding DUF2505 domain-containing protein, giving the protein MKLRETLTLPLSAAGAAAMYADPEYTAIRRSTLGATRAESSLDGDPAGAFTVRTELSMPTDRVPDMVRPFVGSSVTIHEKQIWSAPDADGGRRGTTTLEVAGTPAGLTGTLRLVPGGSASSSVEVEGDLVAKIPLLGPRLEKAAVPYVSTVLRAEERSARTYVDSHAG; this is encoded by the coding sequence ATGAAGCTTCGAGAGACGTTGACCCTCCCGCTGTCAGCTGCTGGAGCGGCGGCGATGTACGCGGATCCGGAATACACCGCGATCCGCCGTTCGACCCTCGGGGCCACCCGTGCGGAGTCGTCCCTGGACGGGGATCCTGCCGGGGCCTTCACAGTCCGCACCGAGCTGTCCATGCCCACGGATCGGGTGCCGGACATGGTGCGACCCTTCGTCGGCTCGTCGGTGACGATCCACGAGAAGCAGATCTGGTCCGCTCCTGATGCCGATGGAGGCCGTCGGGGCACGACGACGCTCGAGGTCGCCGGGACCCCCGCCGGACTCACCGGTACGCTGCGCCTGGTTCCTGGCGGGAGCGCCAGCAGCAGCGTCGAGGTCGAGGGTGACCTGGTCGCGAAGATCCCCCTGCTGGGACCGCGGCTGGAGAAGGCGGCCGTGCCCTACGTCTCCACGGTGCTGCGGGCCGAGGAGCGCTCCGCGCGGACGTATGTGGACTCCCACGCCGGCTGA
- a CDS encoding AAA family ATPase, giving the protein MIDIVLCASGGDEVRIVHDLATDRHPAARVVRRCADLAETLAVTAAGIGDVVLIDVTVRGLGRDVLSALLRDAAVVGMRPTDAPEGTALGLRHVVPAGAPVEEILTAIEAAVLGEQADTEAWVQEAQVAEPGAGGRLVAVWGPAGAPGRSTIAVNLAAEAAAAGRETILVDADTYGPAQSQMLGVLDEAPGLVAAARAHDRDTLDEETMESLLPQVQPRLRLLSGIGVPGRWAELRRTTLDGVWGALAGRGDLVIVDVASVLEEDEELSYDTAAPQRNAAAISALEAADAVIAVVAADPVSITRLLRDQARLEELGVTDLHVIVNRVGAPVPGDRLRELITSRMSLTSLHLLPDDPGSCRAAAWDGALLAESAPRSALRRGLRDLAASPALQGEDPAASMPGLEERARQSR; this is encoded by the coding sequence GTGATCGACATCGTCCTGTGCGCCTCTGGCGGTGACGAGGTGCGCATCGTGCACGACCTCGCGACGGATCGCCACCCCGCTGCGAGGGTGGTGCGCCGCTGCGCGGATCTCGCCGAGACGCTCGCGGTCACTGCCGCCGGCATCGGAGACGTGGTCCTCATCGATGTCACCGTCCGGGGGTTGGGCCGCGACGTGCTCTCGGCGCTGCTCCGCGATGCGGCGGTGGTGGGGATGCGGCCGACGGACGCGCCGGAGGGCACCGCGCTCGGCCTGCGCCACGTGGTGCCTGCCGGGGCGCCTGTCGAGGAGATCCTCACTGCGATCGAGGCGGCCGTCCTCGGAGAACAGGCGGACACCGAGGCCTGGGTCCAGGAGGCGCAGGTCGCAGAGCCCGGGGCCGGAGGCCGCCTGGTCGCGGTCTGGGGCCCGGCGGGAGCGCCGGGACGTTCGACGATCGCGGTGAACCTCGCGGCCGAGGCTGCGGCAGCCGGCCGGGAGACGATCCTGGTGGACGCGGATACCTACGGCCCCGCCCAGAGCCAGATGCTGGGAGTGCTGGACGAGGCCCCGGGACTGGTCGCGGCCGCCCGGGCCCATGACCGCGACACCCTGGACGAGGAGACCATGGAGTCTCTGCTGCCGCAGGTCCAGCCGCGGCTTCGGCTGCTCAGCGGGATCGGCGTTCCCGGGCGCTGGGCGGAACTGCGGCGCACCACGCTCGACGGGGTGTGGGGAGCGCTGGCAGGTCGCGGGGACCTGGTGATCGTCGACGTCGCCTCCGTGCTCGAGGAGGACGAGGAGCTCAGCTACGACACCGCCGCACCGCAGCGGAACGCTGCGGCCATCAGCGCGCTCGAAGCCGCGGATGCGGTGATCGCCGTGGTCGCAGCGGATCCGGTGAGCATCACGCGGCTGTTGCGCGACCAGGCCCGGTTGGAGGAGCTCGGTGTCACCGACCTTCATGTCATCGTCAACCGGGTGGGTGCCCCGGTGCCGGGGGATCGCCTGCGGGAGCTGATCACCTCCCGGATGTCACTGACCTCCCTGCACCTGCTCCCGGATGATCCCGGCTCCTGCCGTGCCGCGGCGTGGGATGGCGCGCTGCTGGCCGAGTCCGCGCCCCGTTCCGCACTGCGCCGGGGGCTGAGGGACCTCGCTGCATCCCCTGCCCTCCAGGGCGAGGATCCCGCCGCCTCGATGCCCGGGCTCGAAGAGCGCGCGCGGCAGAGCCGGTGA
- a CDS encoding Rv3235 family protein: MTTTDQRPAHLGPRSVAVTPDDPRTVEPLVAPVARRAVEIIRDMRPENSLARLVTPEVGQHLARRAALTRRLRATTGYAPPRQLSVTGVRLCVVNDHTVEASCVLREPDRARFLAMRWELRHTGWRVTVLEIG, encoded by the coding sequence ATGACCACCACCGATCAGCGTCCCGCGCACTTAGGCCCCCGCAGCGTCGCCGTCACCCCTGACGATCCACGCACGGTCGAGCCGCTGGTGGCACCGGTCGCCCGGCGCGCCGTGGAGATCATCCGTGACATGCGCCCCGAGAACTCCCTGGCGCGCCTGGTCACCCCGGAGGTCGGGCAGCACCTCGCGCGTCGCGCCGCGCTGACCCGTCGTCTGCGTGCCACCACCGGCTATGCGCCGCCGCGTCAGCTGTCGGTGACCGGTGTGCGCCTGTGCGTGGTCAACGACCACACGGTCGAGGCCAGCTGTGTGCTGCGCGAGCCGGATCGCGCCCGGTTCCTCGCCATGCGCTGGGAGCTCCGGCACACGGGCTGGCGGGTCACGGTGCTGGAGATCGGCTGA
- a CDS encoding SAF domain-containing protein — translation MGATAAMMRLRKPRWKDPRLIVGIVLVVASVLMGSVLVSRLSETTSVLVARSAIVPGDPITVDDLVAVDLRLGEQTDRYIGTVEAIPEGAVALRTIRAGELVPISAVGQSAEVPLRPVVIPVGAAVAESVVPGATVELWHTAPAAEKGAEAQARLLVPDAVVRRIDEGSSLGMREMSVELLVPSDKLDEVLEVLSQEERLDVIGVPGAHGIAP, via the coding sequence GTGGGGGCCACCGCAGCGATGATGAGACTGCGCAAGCCGCGTTGGAAGGACCCGCGGCTGATCGTCGGGATCGTCCTCGTCGTGGCGAGCGTGCTGATGGGGTCCGTGCTGGTCTCGCGACTGTCCGAGACCACCTCCGTGCTCGTCGCCCGCTCGGCGATCGTGCCGGGCGATCCGATCACCGTCGATGATCTGGTGGCGGTCGATCTGCGCCTGGGGGAGCAGACGGACCGCTATATCGGCACCGTTGAGGCGATCCCGGAGGGGGCCGTGGCCCTGCGCACCATCCGGGCTGGTGAGCTGGTGCCGATATCCGCCGTCGGCCAGTCCGCGGAGGTGCCGCTGCGCCCCGTGGTGATCCCGGTCGGTGCGGCAGTGGCCGAGTCCGTCGTGCCGGGGGCGACGGTCGAGCTCTGGCATACCGCCCCGGCCGCGGAGAAGGGGGCGGAGGCGCAGGCGCGGCTGCTGGTGCCGGACGCGGTGGTGCGCCGCATCGATGAAGGCAGCTCGCTCGGGATGCGGGAGATGTCGGTCGAGCTGCTGGTGCCCAGCGACAAGCTCGACGAGGTGCTCGAGGTGCTCTCTCAGGAGGAGCGCCTGGACGTCATCGGGGTCCCCGGGGCCCACGGGATCGCGCCGTGA
- a CDS encoding ABC transporter permease — translation MARLSVKLTPLRRHLAAVLTIALSCAFVAVMLLAGNLVQTSLRSDAAQQYDGADLEITRELTEDEWASHSPLPAPQIEGADAVWPEPSTYLALGSQEAEAFLRVTMQPPGRAPDLVEGAPAADGSEVVLDQSAADSLDVGLGDSVTLPADFSPDGKEHPLTVVGIAPAPEGAVFGATPRLLVGDANVEALLGPAAGTLTDTWFASVPEGTDPAAIAARVDGADELSVRTTEAAEQEAAESMMQGFAALGLVLAVFVVIALFTSAVVIANTFGVTIAQRTRSLALLRTLGASRSQVRGVVLRESLGVGLLGAVLGVLGGHLLVQAALAAAAGIGWLEGVMVVPLSVLTVLVPVLAGVLITLLASLAPMRAATRVAPLQALRPAPPARRRGLGVRGVLGLVAIVLGIAALTGGTALARSGYAAPGVLAAMLGGVISFTGVLLILVVLTRPLSALASRVVGRIGGLPARIAGANVARNPRRSAATISALLIGTTLMTMMAVGARTAEATLTSELDSRRPIDLVISTGEMPQDAPEQIAAIAGMDSAHASARGDLDVGVPEPMTLYAVTPETLRETSHRPEMAEQLDDGTVLLGQERAERFGLEDGQVLELQGADGSLHELRVQVDANLQMSMVTPATLEGLLGAQTSPVVLADFADRGSEAREGVDLREIMDAVSEVTAGSGYSEVSVVAGGAERESYGQILAILLGITVALLAVAVLVALVGVANTLSLGVVERTGENALLRALGTTRRQMRAMLGWEGILLALVGAVLGLALGSLYGVLGINALLGSTFPVSITVPWVQLGLVLVLAVLAGALASVLPGRTAARTAPAAALADAE, via the coding sequence AGTGGGCATCGCACAGCCCCCTGCCCGCCCCGCAGATCGAGGGCGCCGACGCGGTCTGGCCCGAGCCCAGCACCTATCTCGCCCTCGGCTCGCAGGAGGCGGAGGCGTTCCTCCGGGTCACCATGCAGCCCCCGGGCCGAGCGCCGGATCTCGTCGAGGGCGCTCCTGCCGCCGACGGCTCCGAGGTCGTCCTGGATCAGAGCGCTGCGGACTCCCTCGACGTGGGCCTCGGGGACTCCGTCACCCTCCCCGCCGACTTCTCGCCCGATGGGAAGGAGCATCCCCTGACCGTGGTCGGCATCGCCCCCGCCCCTGAGGGAGCCGTCTTCGGTGCGACGCCCCGACTGCTGGTGGGCGACGCGAACGTGGAGGCGCTGCTGGGCCCGGCGGCCGGCACCCTCACCGACACCTGGTTCGCCTCCGTCCCCGAGGGCACCGACCCCGCCGCGATCGCCGCGCGCGTGGACGGCGCGGACGAGCTGTCCGTGCGCACCACCGAGGCGGCCGAGCAGGAGGCGGCCGAGAGCATGATGCAGGGATTCGCCGCGCTCGGCCTGGTGCTCGCCGTCTTCGTGGTGATCGCGCTTTTCACCAGCGCTGTGGTCATCGCCAACACTTTCGGGGTGACCATCGCCCAGCGCACCCGTTCGCTCGCCCTGCTGCGCACCCTGGGCGCCAGCCGCTCCCAGGTGCGGGGCGTGGTGCTGCGCGAATCCCTCGGTGTCGGGCTGCTCGGTGCGGTGCTCGGCGTGCTCGGCGGTCACCTGCTGGTGCAGGCGGCTCTGGCCGCGGCCGCCGGCATCGGATGGCTCGAGGGCGTGATGGTGGTGCCGCTCAGCGTCCTGACAGTCCTGGTGCCGGTGCTGGCCGGTGTGCTGATCACACTGCTGGCGAGCCTGGCACCGATGCGTGCGGCGACCCGGGTGGCTCCGCTGCAGGCGCTGCGCCCGGCTCCTCCGGCCCGACGTCGCGGCCTCGGCGTGCGGGGCGTGCTCGGACTGGTCGCCATCGTGCTCGGCATCGCCGCGCTCACGGGGGGCACGGCCCTGGCACGGTCCGGCTATGCGGCGCCCGGGGTCCTCGCGGCGATGCTCGGCGGCGTGATCAGCTTCACCGGCGTCCTGCTGATCCTGGTGGTGCTCACGCGCCCGCTGTCCGCGCTGGCCTCGCGGGTCGTCGGCCGCATCGGCGGGCTGCCCGCCCGTATCGCCGGCGCGAACGTGGCCCGCAACCCGCGCCGCAGCGCCGCCACCATCTCAGCCCTGCTGATCGGGACCACCCTGATGACGATGATGGCGGTCGGCGCCCGCACCGCCGAGGCGACCCTCACCTCCGAGCTGGACTCCCGACGCCCCATCGACCTGGTGATCAGCACCGGAGAGATGCCGCAGGACGCGCCCGAGCAGATCGCCGCGATCGCCGGCATGGACTCGGCCCACGCCTCCGCCCGCGGAGACCTCGACGTGGGGGTGCCCGAGCCGATGACCCTGTACGCCGTCACCCCGGAGACGCTCCGGGAGACCTCGCACCGCCCCGAGATGGCCGAGCAGCTCGACGACGGGACGGTGCTGCTCGGCCAGGAGCGCGCCGAGCGCTTCGGACTGGAGGACGGCCAGGTGCTCGAGCTCCAGGGGGCCGACGGCTCTCTGCACGAGCTGCGGGTCCAGGTCGACGCGAACCTGCAGATGTCGATGGTCACCCCTGCCACGCTCGAGGGGCTCCTGGGAGCGCAGACCAGTCCCGTGGTGCTCGCGGACTTCGCGGACCGCGGCAGCGAGGCCCGCGAAGGCGTCGACCTCCGCGAGATCATGGACGCGGTCAGCGAGGTCACCGCCGGCAGCGGCTACTCCGAGGTGTCTGTGGTCGCCGGCGGCGCCGAGCGGGAGTCCTACGGGCAGATCCTCGCCATCCTGCTGGGCATCACGGTGGCGCTCCTGGCGGTCGCCGTGCTGGTGGCGCTGGTCGGTGTGGCCAACACGCTCAGTCTGGGCGTGGTCGAACGGACCGGCGAGAACGCCCTGCTGCGGGCGCTGGGCACCACCCGTCGGCAGATGCGGGCGATGCTCGGCTGGGAAGGGATCCTGCTGGCCCTGGTCGGTGCGGTGCTGGGCCTCGCCCTCGGCAGCCTGTACGGAGTGCTCGGGATCAACGCCCTGCTGGGCTCGACATTCCCCGTCTCGATCACGGTCCCGTGGGTCCAGCTGGGTCTGGTGCTGGTGCTCGCGGTGCTGGCCGGCGCGCTGGCCTCGGTGCTGCCGGGACGCACGGCCGCGCGCACCGCACCCGCCGCGGCCCTGGCCGACGCCGAGTGA
- a CDS encoding DUF6912 family protein, with product MRIYLPLLAPDRPSLQDGRKVIDLDAGRAAWAVTAEARTDRPEQDEEDLEYEALQDAVHIAFTAAGSSERVLVIAADIPDGLVAAATEDGGAFGIRVRERRSAKIASFHVTEQSAAAADVDDTDPALLWFDAGEGRDALAFLGAAPIA from the coding sequence ATGAGGATCTATCTGCCGCTGCTCGCACCGGACCGGCCGTCGCTCCAGGACGGGCGGAAGGTCATCGACCTCGACGCGGGCCGGGCGGCCTGGGCGGTCACGGCCGAGGCGAGGACGGATCGTCCTGAGCAGGACGAGGAGGATCTGGAATACGAGGCGCTGCAGGACGCGGTGCACATCGCGTTCACCGCGGCCGGGAGCTCCGAGAGGGTGCTCGTGATCGCCGCGGACATTCCCGACGGCCTGGTCGCCGCGGCGACCGAGGACGGGGGCGCCTTCGGCATCCGAGTGCGAGAGCGCCGCTCCGCGAAGATCGCCAGCTTCCACGTCACCGAACAGAGCGCGGCGGCGGCAGACGTCGATGACACGGACCCGGCGCTGCTGTGGTTCGACGCCGGCGAAGGACGAGATGCGCTCGCATTCCTGGGGGCGGCACCGATCGCCTGA
- a CDS encoding sensor histidine kinase produces MPSLSKFLADNRGLSEKDADWLQHLIGDWNLLSDLLRADLVLWIQEEEGALAVAHCRPATGSTVYYEDPVGSLSDDGEEGTEITRLLAGGEPHHRPAAIEREGRTATGLLVPVRKSGRTLAVLAAENPDDDSRASHSECQKRRLGHRLLRMLEAGAFPIEGAPIPPRRGAPRVGDGVVELDDAGVVRWISPNAISAFHRFGIEGDMEGITLAELSTEVLQSRSPVDESLPLVLMGRAAWRSDMQARGGTLSLRAVPLTDQEARTGAVILVRDVTELRRRERELITKDATIREVHHRVKNNLQTVAALLRMQSRRMKSDEAREALAEAMRRVSTIALVHESLLQGSQEAVHFDEVIDRCLRLAVDAASATVHRAGTPRLADAQVEVRTQKIGRVGSIRAEEATPLALVVTELATNAVEHGLSETGGTLTIHSERTGSHLVISIEDDGRGMGAAKPTGLGTNIALTLVQGQLGGTLTWESLDDGGTRAVVEVYLDPLTL; encoded by the coding sequence ATGCCGAGCCTGTCCAAGTTCCTCGCCGACAACCGTGGTCTCTCCGAGAAGGACGCCGACTGGTTGCAGCACCTGATCGGTGACTGGAACCTGCTCTCCGATCTTCTGCGTGCCGATCTCGTGCTGTGGATCCAGGAGGAGGAGGGCGCCCTGGCCGTGGCGCACTGTCGTCCCGCCACCGGCTCCACCGTCTACTACGAGGATCCGGTGGGCAGCCTGAGCGATGATGGCGAGGAGGGCACGGAGATCACGCGGCTGCTGGCCGGGGGCGAACCTCATCACCGGCCCGCCGCCATCGAGCGCGAGGGACGCACTGCGACCGGTCTTCTGGTCCCTGTGCGCAAGAGCGGCCGCACGCTCGCCGTGCTGGCGGCGGAGAATCCGGATGACGACAGCCGGGCCTCCCACAGCGAGTGCCAGAAGCGTCGTCTCGGTCACCGTCTGCTGCGGATGCTCGAAGCCGGGGCGTTCCCCATCGAGGGTGCTCCGATCCCGCCCCGTCGCGGCGCGCCGCGGGTCGGGGACGGTGTGGTCGAGCTCGATGACGCCGGAGTGGTGCGGTGGATCTCTCCGAATGCGATCTCGGCCTTTCACCGCTTCGGCATCGAGGGGGACATGGAGGGGATCACCCTCGCCGAGCTCTCCACCGAGGTGCTGCAGTCGCGCAGTCCGGTCGATGAGTCCCTTCCCCTGGTGCTGATGGGCAGGGCGGCCTGGCGCTCGGATATGCAGGCCCGCGGCGGCACGCTGTCGCTGCGCGCGGTCCCGCTGACGGATCAGGAAGCGCGCACCGGTGCGGTGATCCTGGTGCGTGACGTGACCGAGCTGCGTCGTCGGGAGCGGGAGCTCATCACCAAGGACGCCACGATTCGGGAGGTCCACCACCGGGTCAAGAACAATCTGCAGACGGTGGCGGCGCTGTTGCGCATGCAGTCGCGGCGGATGAAGAGCGACGAGGCGCGCGAGGCGCTGGCTGAGGCGATGCGCCGGGTTTCGACGATCGCGCTGGTCCACGAGTCGCTGCTGCAGGGCTCCCAGGAGGCGGTGCACTTCGACGAGGTCATCGACCGGTGTCTGCGGCTGGCGGTCGATGCTGCGAGCGCGACGGTCCACCGAGCGGGCACCCCGCGTCTGGCCGACGCTCAGGTCGAGGTGCGCACCCAGAAGATCGGCCGGGTCGGCTCGATCCGCGCGGAGGAGGCGACACCACTGGCGCTGGTCGTCACCGAATTGGCCACCAATGCCGTCGAGCACGGACTCTCCGAGACCGGTGGCACGCTCACGATCCACAGCGAGCGCACCGGCTCGCACCTGGTCATCTCCATCGAGGATGATGGCAGGGGGATGGGGGCGGCCAAGCCGACCGGGCTGGGCACCAATATCGCGCTGACTCTGGTGCAGGGGCAGCTGGGCGGGACTCTGACCTGGGAGAGCCTCGACGACGGGGGGACCCGAGCGGTGGTCGAGGTCTACCTGGACCCGCTCACGCTCTGA
- a CDS encoding helix-turn-helix transcriptional regulator codes for MPPRFVPLSDVAEMLSISASQAYALVRSGELRAIKVGGRGQWRVETSEIESYIQRSYKATANYLEQERHQERTKADGGA; via the coding sequence ATGCCCCCACGTTTCGTGCCGCTCAGCGACGTCGCGGAGATGCTCTCCATCTCTGCTTCCCAGGCGTATGCCCTGGTGCGGTCCGGTGAACTGCGGGCGATCAAGGTCGGCGGCCGCGGCCAGTGGCGGGTGGAGACCTCGGAGATCGAGTCGTACATCCAGCGCAGCTACAAGGCCACGGCGAACTACCTCGAGCAGGAGCGCCATCAGGAGCGGACGAAGGCCGACGGCGGCGCCTGA
- a CDS encoding WhiB family transcriptional regulator, whose translation MDWRHRAECLNHDPELFFPIGNTGPAITQIQEAKAVCQKCDVMTACLKFALESGQDSGVWGGLSEDERRSLKRRNARARRAG comes from the coding sequence ATGGACTGGCGCCACCGTGCCGAGTGCCTCAACCATGATCCCGAGCTGTTCTTCCCGATCGGGAACACCGGACCGGCGATCACGCAGATCCAGGAGGCGAAAGCGGTGTGCCAGAAGTGCGACGTCATGACCGCGTGCCTCAAGTTCGCCCTCGAGAGCGGGCAGGATTCCGGAGTCTGGGGCGGCCTGTCCGAGGATGAGCGCCGCTCCCTCAAGCGCCGCAACGCGCGCGCCCGTCGCGCCGGCTGA